One region of Constrictibacter sp. MBR-5 genomic DNA includes:
- a CDS encoding LPXTG cell wall anchor domain-containing protein: MRKLATMFAVAMLGAAAAPPVLAQSVSLPSVANANALSAVSRPRPERPRPKPKPMPGPIAGAGLPLLLIGGAYLLLRRRRRNATESHAEASAE; this comes from the coding sequence ATGCGAAAGCTCGCCACCATGTTCGCCGTCGCGATGTTGGGCGCCGCCGCAGCGCCACCAGTGCTCGCCCAGTCGGTCTCGCTTCCGTCCGTGGCGAACGCGAATGCTCTCAGCGCAGTCTCGAGGCCGCGTCCGGAGAGGCCGAGGCCGAAGCCGAAGCCCATGCCGGGGCCGATAGCCGGGGCCGGACTCCCGCTCCTGCTGATCGGCGGGGCATACCTCCTGCTGCGCCGCCGGCGCCGCAATGCCACCGAGAGCCATGCCGAGGCTTCAGCGGAGTAG
- a CDS encoding lytic transglycosylase domain-containing protein gives MGASAEVGAVVETYCTSARRDADAAYELGWTLLNGGQIAAAASIMQAAADLGHMGAAAILRRLPQPSAAPLCHEEDEDQPDAETRAAPAAIRGLVVDQADRHGLDPELILAVISAESGFRPRAVSPRMAAGLMQLMPDTARRFGVRDVFDAAENVAGGTRYLAWLLDHFGGDLSLALAGYNAGEGAVKKYGGIPPYAETIRYVRSVQDGYRRRQGRRTGAPPEESVSGASGF, from the coding sequence TTGGGCGCTTCTGCCGAGGTCGGCGCCGTCGTGGAGACATACTGCACCAGCGCCCGACGAGACGCCGACGCCGCCTACGAACTCGGATGGACGCTCCTCAACGGCGGGCAGATCGCGGCAGCCGCTTCGATCATGCAGGCGGCGGCGGACCTGGGCCACATGGGGGCCGCTGCGATTCTCCGGCGACTGCCGCAGCCGAGCGCCGCGCCGCTGTGCCATGAGGAAGACGAGGACCAGCCGGACGCTGAGACTCGTGCGGCGCCGGCGGCCATTCGCGGGCTCGTCGTCGACCAAGCGGACCGTCATGGGCTCGACCCGGAGCTGATCCTTGCGGTCATTTCGGCGGAGAGCGGCTTTCGTCCCAGAGCCGTTTCGCCACGAATGGCCGCCGGACTGATGCAACTCATGCCCGACACGGCGCGGCGGTTCGGCGTACGCGACGTGTTCGACGCAGCAGAGAACGTGGCCGGCGGTACCCGCTATCTCGCATGGCTGCTCGATCACTTCGGCGGCGACCTGTCACTGGCGCTCGCCGGATACAACGCGGGCGAGGGCGCCGTGAAGAAATACGGTGGAATCCCCCCTTACGCGGAGACGATCCGCTACGTTCGATCGGTCCAGGACGGCTACCGGCGCCGGCAGGGGCGGCGTACCGGCGCGCCGCCGGAGGAGAGCGTTTCCGGGGCTAGCGGCTTTTGA